Genomic window (Ciconia boyciana chromosome 12, ASM3463844v1, whole genome shotgun sequence):
CTGCTCATgggctgcttctcctcctggtGCTGCCCCTTCACACctggccctgggggtcccttgTTCTGCTTGGTCAGACCCTGGTTGTTCTGCTTCTTCGGTCcctgcaccctgctccccctgcccagggatCTCTGGGACCCCAACCTCACCCTGGGGTGCCTCTTCCCGCAGCATCACCCTGTCACCTGTCTCCCCGCTCTCCTGCCCCTTGCTGGCCCACAGCCCCTGGGGTGGCTGGAAGAGCCCCTTGTAGCGCTTCCGATCTTCCACATGcttcttcctcatcctctcccccagctgctTCAGCTCCTTCTTCACAGCAGCCGCCATGGAGGGGTCAAGGTGAGCCACCCGCAGGAAGTCTTCCCGTGCCTCCCGCTCATTCCAGACAGCAGCGTGGGCCTTCGCCCGCTTGAAATAGGCCTTGGCGTTGTCTGCCAGGAGAGGAGAGCCCCCGGTGGGGGGTCCTGCAGCTCAGGGGCACCAGCCACAGGAGCTGGAGGCCCTGAGAACCCAGAGGACATGGAGCACAGGTACCATCGAAACATGGGGTGGACACACTTGTAGGCAGGGGGACCTTGGTCATGCACGTACCGCTGTGGGAAccaggggacatggggtgcAGGGATCATCATGGACAAGGGGAACCATGGTGGGCAGGGGGATCTGGATGATGTCAGACAACATCATGGGCAGGGGAACCTACAGAACATGGGGTGCAGGTGCCATCGTGGGCAGGGGAAACCACGGACATGGGCAGGGGGACCTGGAACATGGGTTCTGCAGTGGACATGGGGATCCACATCACAGGCAGAGGGATGTGGGTTGAGCATTGTCATGGATGGGGGATCCAGAGGCCAGAGTCCCTGGGGGCCGTGGGCACAGCGGGGGGGTGGGATGCAGGGCACGGTACCATTGTGTTTCCGGAGGAGCTCTGTtgtgtgctccagcacctcgTAGTACTCgcccagctccagctggcaCTGGCAGTAGTTGAGCACCAGCGGTGTGACCAGGCTCTCCAGCTTCAGCCAGCCATCCTCCCATGgcttctcctgccccagggagccaTGGTGGGTGGTTCATGGCTGTGGCCATCCCCTCCTGGGCACCCAGGGCTCACAGGGGAGTGCTTTACTGAGGAAACCCAGGCAGGGATGACAGGAAGTGGCTGGGTCCTGCTCACCTTGGCCTGGAGGTTCCTCAGACAGATGACAGCCTCCTGGTACTTTGCTGCCGCCTGCTCAAACTCCCTGCGGAGGACAAGGCGGTTGCCCTCGCTGTGCAGCACAGGCACTGCCGCCAGTTTCTCCTCCTTGCTCATGGCCCAGGTGTCACGCTTGTATGCCGAGGGCTCCTCCACCTGCATGGGCAGCGGGAgctgagctgcctgccctggccaTCCCTGCGCTGGCAGCCATCCCCACCATCCCCCTTACCCGAAACAACTCCATGATGAAGATGAGGGGCTGCGGTGTCCGCTGCAGTTCGTCCAGGTCATCATAGCCTGTGCTGTGGTAGTCAAACATGTTGCCCATGCCACAGCGGTGCTTCTGCCCTTCCAGGGGGTCCCGGCCCTCCGCAATCCTCCGCATGCCCCTGGAGACCAGGGCATACATGCCCGTGTGCTGCAAGGAGGGGGAGCACCCTGCTCAGTCGCATGGGGCCAAGGCTGCACCCCCTTCCTCTGGGGCAGGCCCCCTGGTGCAGTGGTTAGGTCACATCTATGCCCCCTGTGCTTGCACCAGGCAAGGCTGGAGCATCTCTGGGGTGCATGGTCCTGtgccctggctctgcagaaAGGAGGGGAGTGGGTGCCTGCAGGCCACTCACTCACAATGGTGTCACACCAGAACTCGGCCACCTCCCCGGCTCTCATGGAGCTGAGCAGTGTCTCCCAGATCTCCATCTTGAACATCTTGCCCACAATGATCTCCATGGGGATGCCAGCTTCCCGGCTGTCATCGATCACTGTCCGTTCAAAGTCATCCTTCAGCGTCTGGAAGTGGAAGGTGATCTGCCCCAGAGAAAGCTCAGTGTTGAGCCAGGGCAGGCACCGTAGTAAGACCCCTCTGTCCCCTTGCCACCTCTGAATCCCTCTGCCACAGGGCCAGGACGCAGAGCCAAGCCTGCTCCCAGTGAGGTGCTGGTTTGATTGGCAGCTCTCCATCTGCAGCAGGAGATTGTGCCTCCTACCCACTTAGGCAGCAATCAGATGGTGGAGTGTCTTATTGCCCATCGGTACTATAGCTTGCTGCTCTCTTTGGATCCCCCCTTTATAACCCAGGACAGAGagtgctcccacagcattcACCAGGACCTGGCAGAACCCACACTGATCTGCCCATACCCACGGGCTGGGGAATCTCGGAAACCCCCAAGAGCTCCCCATTGGCACTCCTCACTCCTGTTTGACACATCAGGAAAGGCAAATATCCAGCAACCCATTGTGGCCACTAAGTTCTGACAGCcccaggacagagggagaaggcAGGTAACAGCACCAAGAAAGGTGAAGGCAGTAGGCCATGTCAGCCGTCACTGTGAGGGCAATATGGCTGCCTGTGCCCAAAACAGCCCCTCATGCACCCACCTTGTGAGGGATCTCCTGGAGATGGGATCTCCCCATACCACAGACCTGGAGCTCAGCTTGTGAGCAGAGAATCTAACTGTAATGGGCAGGGATGTCAGTGTTGGACCCACTCCCCTCTCCTAGGGCTTTGGGGTAACAACCAAGACGACTTACCTTGCTCCCATCCTGCAACTTTGGCAGCTCCCCTTGGCCTCCATGCAGAATCTTCTTTTTGACCCCTTCCACATTTAGCAAGTAGGTTTCCTCCATGGCTGCTCCCACTGGCCCCCAGGAGCAGGTCACAGGCACATGCACACGGATGTGCTCTGGCCCTTCCCGAGCTCTGCGTCTTCCTCGGGGTATCGCCCTTTCTTGACTATCTGGACACACATGTCATCTCGCAGGGCTGACACTGGCCTTTCGCTTTCTGTAGCAGGGGCAGAACTTGAAggctttctccccttcccctgcccttcAGGTTGTGAGAGGGGTGTCCCTTTGTGGCATACACTTGCTGAAGCCCGCAGTGCCCTCCGTTGCATTC
Coding sequences:
- the LOC140658686 gene encoding aryl-hydrocarbon-interacting protein-like 1; amino-acid sequence: MEETYLLNVEGVKKKILHGGQGELPKLQDGSKITFHFQTLKDDFERTVIDDSREAGIPMEIIVGKMFKMEIWETLLSSMRAGEVAEFWCDTIHTGMYALVSRGMRRIAEGRDPLEGQKHRCGMGNMFDYHSTGYDDLDELQRTPQPLIFIMELFRVEEPSAYKRDTWAMSKEEKLAAVPVLHSEGNRLVLRREFEQAAAKYQEAVICLRNLQAKEKPWEDGWLKLESLVTPLVLNYCQCQLELGEYYEVLEHTTELLRKHNDNAKAYFKRAKAHAAVWNEREAREDFLRVAHLDPSMAAAVKKELKQLGERMRKKHVEDRKRYKGLFQPPQGLWASKGQESGETGDRVMLREEAPQGEVGVPEIPGQGEQGAGTEEAEQPGSDQAEQGTPRARCEGAAPGGEAAHEQPVGVEVEAQDGTGLSEEANLGTCGAEPESVGAERGAEEEDEKEGGGKEVEEEKEEREAVEKVEEDEKEESPAAEIEELAVGQCGTAGGTEAAGLRQRLEHGANGAEGAGTGTTARAEPGRAPEPGPPIKELEPAEGHPELEDETPGEALVEGSCGEQQAGSGRGNAGEGNIPPDSFTPGAVLQAGHSGADEELGGGAEVAPCPIAARGGGDAHPRAVQREQRARGHDPGTRPALSRADYPWMGERLPDH